In Flavobacterium cerinum, one genomic interval encodes:
- a CDS encoding fasciclin domain-containing protein, whose amino-acid sequence MKTSKILSVAFVACALFFGTASFAQKEKTVMVGGAAMYPSKNIVENAVNSKDHTTLVAAVKAAGLVETLESKGPFTVFAPTNAAFAKLPKGTVESLLKPENKKKLQTILTYHVVAGKMNATDIDKAIKNGKGKATLKTVSGGTLTAWMKGKDLYVTDENGNSAKVTIADVNQSNGVIHVVDAVLLPKS is encoded by the coding sequence ATGAAAACTTCAAAAATTTTATCCGTTGCTTTTGTGGCTTGCGCATTATTCTTCGGAACTGCTTCTTTCGCGCAAAAAGAAAAAACGGTTATGGTAGGTGGAGCAGCGATGTATCCTTCTAAAAATATCGTTGAAAATGCAGTAAACTCTAAAGATCATACTACGTTAGTGGCAGCAGTAAAAGCAGCCGGATTAGTGGAAACATTAGAATCAAAAGGACCTTTCACCGTTTTTGCTCCTACGAATGCCGCATTTGCAAAGCTTCCTAAAGGAACCGTGGAATCCTTACTAAAACCGGAAAATAAAAAGAAATTACAAACCATTTTGACCTATCATGTTGTGGCTGGTAAAATGAATGCGACAGATATTGATAAAGCGATTAAAAACGGAAAAGGAAAAGCGACGCTGAAAACCGTTAGTGGTGGAACGTTAACTGCTTGGATGAAAGGAAAGGATTTGTATGTGACTGATGAAAACGGAAACAGTGCTAAAGTAACAATAGCGGATGTTAATCAGTCCAATGGTGTAATTCATGTTGTTGATGCGGTTTTGTTACCGAAATCATAA
- a CDS encoding HAD domain-containing protein encodes MKIFLDIDGVMVHANPHKRVELDADGFYKFNTVAIEILNYIIGLKKKVELILSTSHRFRFGVMEWKAIFDRRAISVESVSILNTPLEKQLTRKTEIMGWMDQCQYSPEEVLIIDDDKSLNGLPENLKERLLLTNPYTGLNQESYVDLNMLLKKV; translated from the coding sequence ATGAAAATTTTTTTAGACATAGACGGTGTAATGGTGCATGCTAATCCTCATAAGAGAGTGGAATTAGATGCAGACGGATTTTATAAATTCAATACTGTTGCTATTGAGATCTTAAATTACATTATTGGTTTAAAAAAGAAAGTAGAATTGATTTTGTCAACTTCACATAGGTTTCGTTTTGGAGTCATGGAATGGAAAGCTATTTTTGATAGGAGGGCTATATCTGTTGAGAGTGTGTCCATTTTAAATACGCCACTTGAAAAGCAGTTAACGAGAAAAACAGAGATCATGGGTTGGATGGATCAATGCCAATACAGTCCGGAGGAAGTACTTATAATTGATGATGATAAATCCTTAAACGGATTGCCTGAAAATTTAAAAGAACGATTGCTACTTACTAATCCATATACAGGTTTAAATCAGGAAAGTTATGTTGATTTGAATATGCTTTTAAAAAAAGTGTGA
- the rpsA gene encoding 30S ribosomal protein S1, with the protein MSEQTKTQDEFLANFNWHNFEEGIDAVDEKNLQEFEDLVAKTFISTDAEEVVEGVVVRITERDAIVDINAKSEGVISLNEFRYNPNLKVGDKVEVLIDVREDKSGQLVLSHKKARTIKAWDRVIAANESGEIVNGFVKCRTKGGMIVDVFGIEAFLPGSQIDVKPIRDYDQYVNKTMEFKVVKINHEFKNVVVSHKALIEADIEVQKKEIIGQLEKGQVLEGVVKNITSYGVFIDLGGVDGLIHITDLSWSRINHPSEVLELDQKLNVVILDFDDEKTRIQLGLKQLNAHPWDALDANLQVGDKVKGKVVVIADYGAFIEVAEGVEGLIHVSEMSWSTHLRSAQDFVKVGDEVEAVILTLDREDRKMSLGIKQLSQDPWTDITSKYPVGSKHTGIVRNFTNFGIFVELEEGIDGLVYISDLSWTKKIKHPSEFVNVGDKLDVVVLELDVEGRKLSLGHKQTTANPWDQYEDAFAVGTIHNGTISEIVDKGATVEFGDDIVAFIPTRHLEKEDGKKLKKGDTADFKVIEFNKEFKRVVASHTAIFREEEEKNVKAAEANVTSTNNAEKTTLGDIDALAELKAKMEKGE; encoded by the coding sequence ATGTCTGAACAAACAAAAACACAAGATGAGTTTTTAGCGAATTTTAACTGGCATAACTTCGAAGAAGGTATCGATGCTGTTGACGAAAAAAACTTACAAGAATTTGAAGATTTAGTAGCAAAAACTTTCATCTCTACAGATGCTGAAGAAGTAGTAGAAGGAGTAGTGGTAAGAATCACTGAAAGAGATGCTATCGTTGATATCAACGCTAAATCTGAGGGTGTAATTTCATTAAATGAATTCCGTTACAACCCGAACTTAAAAGTAGGTGATAAAGTAGAAGTATTGATTGATGTTCGTGAAGACAAATCAGGTCAGTTAGTATTATCTCACAAAAAAGCACGTACAATCAAAGCTTGGGATAGAGTTATCGCTGCTAACGAATCAGGTGAAATTGTTAATGGTTTCGTTAAATGTAGAACTAAAGGTGGTATGATCGTTGACGTATTCGGAATCGAGGCATTCTTACCAGGTTCTCAAATCGACGTGAAACCAATCCGTGACTACGATCAGTATGTGAACAAAACAATGGAATTCAAAGTTGTTAAAATTAACCACGAATTCAAAAACGTTGTTGTATCGCACAAAGCGCTTATCGAAGCTGATATCGAAGTACAGAAAAAAGAAATTATCGGTCAGTTAGAAAAAGGACAGGTGTTAGAAGGAGTTGTGAAAAACATCACTTCTTACGGTGTATTCATTGACTTAGGAGGTGTAGACGGATTAATCCACATCACTGACTTATCTTGGAGCCGTATCAACCACCCAAGCGAAGTATTAGAGCTTGACCAGAAATTAAACGTTGTAATCCTTGATTTCGATGATGAGAAAACAAGAATTCAATTAGGTTTAAAACAATTAAACGCTCACCCATGGGATGCTTTAGATGCTAACTTACAAGTTGGTGATAAAGTAAAAGGTAAAGTAGTTGTAATCGCTGATTACGGTGCATTTATCGAAGTGGCTGAAGGTGTTGAAGGTTTAATCCACGTTTCTGAAATGTCTTGGTCTACTCACTTACGTTCTGCTCAGGACTTCGTAAAAGTTGGAGATGAGGTAGAAGCTGTAATCCTTACTTTAGACAGAGAAGACAGAAAAATGTCTTTAGGTATCAAACAATTATCTCAGGATCCTTGGACAGATATCACTTCTAAATACCCTGTAGGTTCTAAACACACAGGAATCGTTAGAAACTTTACTAACTTTGGTATTTTTGTAGAGTTAGAAGAAGGAATCGACGGATTAGTATACATTTCTGACCTTTCTTGGACTAAGAAAATTAAACACCCATCTGAATTTGTTAACGTAGGTGATAAATTAGATGTTGTTGTATTAGAGTTGGATGTTGAAGGACGTAAATTATCTTTAGGTCACAAACAAACAACAGCTAATCCATGGGATCAGTATGAGGATGCTTTCGCTGTTGGAACTATCCACAACGGAACTATCTCTGAAATCGTTGACAAAGGAGCTACTGTAGAATTCGGTGATGATATCGTTGCTTTCATTCCTACACGTCACTTAGAAAAAGAAGACGGAAAGAAATTGAAAAAAGGTGATACAGCTGATTTCAAAGTAATTGAGTTCAATAAAGAATTCAAAAGAGTAGTTGCTTCTCACACTGCTATCTTCCGTGAAGAAGAAGAGAAAAATGTGAAAGCTGCTGAAGCTAACGTAACATCAACTAATAATGCTGAAAAAACAACATTAGGTGATATCGATGCATTAGCTGAATTAAAAGCTAAAATGGAAAAAGGAGAGTAA
- a CDS encoding aldehyde dehydrogenase family protein, whose protein sequence is MSNVFQRPQFKEKYDNFIGGKFVPPVKGEYFDNVSPIDGKVFAKAARSTKEDIDLALDAAHEAFKTWGKASPAYRSLVLNKIADVMEANLEYLATVETIDNGKAVRETLAADLPLCIDHFRYFAGVIRAEEGTISEHDENTVSICLHEPIGVVGQIIPWNFPLLMATWKIAPAIAAGNCTVVKAAEQTPVSILILMDLIKDVVPPGVINIVNGFGIEAGKPLATSPRIAKVSFTGETTTGRLIMQYAAENIIPSTMELGGKSPNIFFKSVADADDAFFDKAIEGAVMFALNQGEICTCPSRILVHEDIYDKFMARVVERVKAIKIGHPLDKTVMMGAQASNDQYEKIQSYLKIGKEEGAEVLVGGNINALDGELSGGYYIEPTVFKGTNKMRIFQEEIFGPVVCVATFKTTEEAIAIANDTLYGLGAGVWTRDAHELYQVPRAIQAGRVWVNNYHAYPAHAPFGGYKKSGFGRENHKMMLEHYRQTKNMLISYDKNKLGFF, encoded by the coding sequence ATGAGCAATGTATTTCAAAGACCTCAATTTAAAGAAAAATATGATAATTTCATCGGAGGTAAATTCGTACCTCCGGTAAAAGGAGAATACTTTGATAATGTTTCCCCGATCGACGGAAAAGTGTTTGCAAAAGCAGCCCGATCGACTAAAGAAGATATAGATCTGGCATTGGACGCCGCCCATGAAGCCTTTAAAACATGGGGAAAAGCATCGCCGGCTTACCGAAGTCTGGTTTTGAATAAAATCGCTGATGTTATGGAAGCTAATCTGGAATATCTGGCAACTGTTGAAACGATTGATAACGGAAAAGCCGTTCGTGAGACCTTGGCTGCCGATTTACCGCTTTGCATTGATCACTTCCGTTATTTTGCCGGTGTGATTCGTGCCGAAGAAGGTACGATATCCGAACACGATGAAAATACGGTTAGTATCTGTTTGCATGAGCCAATTGGTGTGGTAGGACAAATTATCCCGTGGAATTTCCCGTTACTAATGGCCACCTGGAAAATTGCACCGGCTATCGCTGCCGGAAACTGTACCGTGGTGAAAGCAGCTGAACAAACTCCGGTTTCGATTCTGATATTAATGGATTTAATAAAAGATGTCGTACCACCGGGAGTAATCAATATTGTAAACGGATTTGGTATTGAAGCCGGAAAACCATTGGCAACATCACCGAGAATCGCTAAAGTGTCTTTTACCGGAGAAACGACTACCGGTAGGTTAATCATGCAATATGCCGCTGAAAATATTATTCCTTCTACAATGGAATTGGGAGGGAAATCGCCGAATATCTTCTTTAAATCGGTAGCCGATGCTGATGATGCCTTTTTTGATAAAGCGATTGAAGGTGCGGTTATGTTTGCTTTAAATCAGGGTGAGATTTGTACATGTCCGTCACGTATCTTGGTACATGAAGATATTTATGACAAATTTATGGCAAGAGTTGTCGAAAGGGTAAAAGCAATCAAAATTGGTCATCCGTTGGATAAAACCGTTATGATGGGTGCTCAGGCATCTAACGATCAGTATGAAAAAATACAGTCTTATCTGAAAATCGGTAAAGAGGAAGGTGCTGAAGTATTGGTTGGCGGTAATATCAATGCATTGGACGGAGAACTTTCGGGCGGATATTATATTGAACCGACTGTTTTTAAAGGGACCAATAAAATGCGGATTTTTCAGGAAGAAATTTTCGGTCCGGTTGTGTGTGTAGCTACTTTTAAAACCACGGAAGAAGCGATCGCGATTGCAAATGATACATTATACGGATTGGGTGCCGGTGTATGGACACGTGATGCTCATGAATTATATCAGGTTCCGAGAGCGATTCAGGCGGGTAGAGTATGGGTGAACAATTATCATGCTTATCCGGCACATGCACCGTTCGGAGGATATAAAAAATCAGGATTCGGAAGAGAAAACCACAAAATGATGCTGGAACATTATCGTCAAACTAAAAATATGCTGATTTCTTATGACAAAAATAAACTAGGATTCTTCTAA
- a CDS encoding nucleoside permease, whose translation MTIKNRLILMNFFQFFVWGAWLITIANYWFGTKNWEGTQFGLVFGTMGIASLFMPTLTGIIADRWVNAERLYGILHILYAGVLFSLPQVATPTTFIYVMLLAMCFYMPTISLSNSISYTALKQNDRDVVKDFPPIRVFGTIGFIVAMWITNLTGNKATEYQFYIAGIAALILGFYAFTLPKCKPQRLISENASLSETLGLEAFKLFANYKMALFFIFSMFLGGALQLTNAYGDVFLDEFKHFPKYANSFVVEYSTIIMSISQISETLFILAIPFFLKRFGIKQVMLISMLAWVLRFGLFAFGDPVTGLWMIVLSCIVYGMAFDFFNISGSLFVETNTNAKNRSSAQGLFMMMTNGFGAVLGSFTSGWAIDRFFTKSFSDTTELATYLQTEPTNELMNEFVKGHGIEVSADGLFSSPIFMKDWHHIWLTFAAYALVIAIAFALMFKHKHDPKDVQNIAH comes from the coding sequence ATGACTATAAAAAATCGTCTTATCCTGATGAACTTCTTCCAGTTTTTTGTTTGGGGAGCCTGGCTCATCACTATTGCAAATTATTGGTTCGGAACTAAAAACTGGGAGGGAACCCAATTCGGTCTTGTTTTCGGGACAATGGGGATCGCCTCCTTATTTATGCCAACGCTAACCGGTATTATTGCAGACAGATGGGTAAATGCCGAAAGATTGTACGGGATATTACACATATTATATGCAGGAGTATTGTTTTCATTACCACAGGTAGCCACACCAACTACATTTATTTATGTGATGTTATTGGCGATGTGCTTTTATATGCCGACGATCTCCTTGTCGAATTCCATTTCGTATACCGCTTTAAAACAAAATGACAGAGATGTTGTAAAAGATTTTCCGCCAATCCGCGTTTTCGGAACAATCGGTTTTATCGTAGCGATGTGGATTACGAATCTTACCGGAAATAAGGCTACGGAATATCAGTTTTATATCGCCGGTATTGCGGCTTTGATTTTAGGTTTTTATGCCTTTACATTGCCGAAATGTAAGCCACAGCGTTTGATTAGTGAAAATGCGTCCTTATCGGAGACATTAGGATTGGAGGCTTTTAAACTGTTTGCAAATTATAAAATGGCATTGTTTTTTATTTTTTCCATGTTTTTGGGAGGTGCTTTACAGTTGACCAATGCTTATGGGGATGTGTTTTTGGATGAATTCAAACATTTTCCAAAATATGCTAACTCATTTGTAGTGGAATATTCGACTATCATTATGTCAATTTCACAGATATCAGAAACCTTATTTATTTTGGCGATTCCGTTTTTCTTAAAACGTTTCGGAATCAAACAGGTAATGTTGATCAGTATGTTGGCGTGGGTATTGCGTTTCGGTTTGTTTGCCTTTGGAGATCCGGTTACCGGTTTATGGATGATCGTTCTTTCTTGTATTGTTTACGGTATGGCGTTCGACTTCTTTAATATTTCGGGATCTTTATTTGTAGAAACCAATACTAATGCAAAAAATCGTTCATCGGCACAAGGATTGTTTATGATGATGACGAACGGATTCGGAGCGGTTTTAGGAAGTTTTACTTCAGGATGGGCAATTGACCGTTTCTTTACTAAATCGTTCTCTGATACAACAGAATTGGCAACGTACCTGCAAACGGAACCGACAAATGAATTGATGAATGAGTTTGTAAAAGGACATGGAATTGAGGTTTCGGCAGACGGACTTTTTAGTAGCCCGATCTTTATGAAAGACTGGCACCATATCTGGCTGACATTTGCAGCTTATGCCTTGGTTATCGCAATTGCTTTTGCTTTGATGTTTAAACATAAACACGATCCGAAGGATGTTCAAAATATAGCACATTAA
- the cmk gene encoding (d)CMP kinase, with translation MKKITIAIDGFSSTGKSTLAKQLAKELGYVYVDTGAMYRAVTLFAMQQGLISNDHFDKQQLISALPQITLQFQFNPELGFAEMYLNGLNVEAEIRTLEVSQQVSRIAEVSEVRAKLVEQQQKMGEDKGIVMDGRDIGTVVFPNAELKIFMTASPETRAQRRYDELTAKGQQVTYDAILQNVMERDRIDTGREDSPLVKANDAYEIDNSNLNREEQFQLVLKLAAEKRA, from the coding sequence TTGAAAAAAATTACCATAGCAATAGATGGGTTCTCATCCACGGGAAAAAGTACGCTGGCCAAACAGTTAGCTAAAGAACTGGGATATGTGTATGTGGATACGGGAGCAATGTACCGGGCGGTGACTTTATTTGCCATGCAACAGGGATTGATTTCTAATGATCACTTTGATAAACAACAACTTATTTCGGCTTTGCCGCAAATTACCTTACAATTTCAGTTTAATCCGGAACTTGGATTTGCTGAAATGTACCTGAACGGACTGAATGTTGAAGCCGAAATCAGAACATTGGAAGTGTCTCAACAGGTAAGTCGTATCGCTGAGGTGTCAGAAGTAAGGGCAAAACTGGTTGAACAACAACAAAAAATGGGAGAAGACAAAGGAATTGTAATGGACGGACGTGATATCGGGACTGTTGTTTTTCCGAATGCTGAATTAAAGATATTTATGACAGCCAGTCCAGAAACAAGAGCGCAACGTCGTTATGATGAGTTAACAGCAAAAGGACAGCAGGTTACTTATGATGCTATACTGCAAAACGTAATGGAGCGCGACCGGATCGATACCGGAAGAGAAGATTCACCGTTGGTTAAGGCAAACGATGCATACGAAATAGATAATTCCAATTTAAACCGGGAAGAACAGTTTCAATTGGTGTTAAAACTGGCAGCTGAAAAACGCGCCTGA
- a CDS encoding IS3 family transposase (programmed frameshift), with translation MKDKTNTAIKRSQKDYNMAFKLAIISRVEQGEMTYKQAQSVYGIQGRSTVLVWLRKYGNLDWSKPNLLFMSKSKETPAQIIKRLEKELADEKLRNKILNTMIDISDSQYGTQIRKKFFSQTIFRLREGAGISLSKSCRLFGMSRQAIYQEQKRIFNRESELHKVKHLVLSLRLEMPRIGTRKLYYLLSKQFDQQGVKIGRDALFDYLRREKLLVKPMKSYTKTTYSKHWLHKYENLLQECEINRPEQVYVSDITYIKSHQKTHYLSLVTDAYSRKIMGYKLSDDMSSENVVQALKMALKNRKSTLPLIHHSDRGLQYCSKIYQEVLAKNNIIPSMTDGYDCYQNALAERINGILKNEFLIYKCKDGATLEKLVKTAIETYNTKRPHLSLKMKTPNFIHEKTSQVSLTG, from the exons ATGAAAGACAAAACCAATACCGCTATTAAACGTAGTCAAAAGGATTACAACATGGCTTTTAAATTAGCCATAATTTCGCGAGTTGAGCAAGGTGAAATGACCTACAAACAAGCTCAATCTGTTTACGGCATCCAGGGAAGAAGTACAGTTTTGGTTTGGCTGCGAAAATATGGTAACTTAGATTGGAGTAAACCAAATCTGTTATTTATGTCTAAATCTAAAGAAACTCCGGCTCAGATTATTAAACGACTAGAGAAAGAACTGGCCGATGAGAAACTTCGAAATAAGATTCTCAATACGATGATCGACATTTCTGATAGTCAGTATGGAACTCAGATCCGAAAAAAGT TTTTCTCCCAAACCATCTTCCGACTCCGGGAAGGAGCAGGAATAAGTTTGTCCAAAAGTTGTCGATTGTTTGGGATGAGTAGGCAAGCTATATATCAGGAACAAAAAAGAATCTTCAATCGGGAATCTGAGCTACACAAAGTAAAGCATCTGGTTCTTTCTTTGCGATTGGAAATGCCACGTATAGGAACACGTAAGCTATATTACCTACTTTCAAAACAATTTGATCAACAGGGTGTAAAGATAGGTCGTGATGCTTTATTTGATTATCTAAGAAGAGAGAAGCTACTAGTTAAACCAATGAAGAGCTATACTAAAACTACCTATTCTAAACATTGGCTACACAAGTACGAAAATCTTTTGCAAGAGTGTGAAATTAACCGCCCTGAACAGGTATACGTTAGTGATATTACTTATATCAAATCACATCAGAAAACGCATTATCTATCTTTAGTTACTGATGCTTATAGCAGAAAAATAATGGGTTATAAACTGAGTGATGATATGAGTTCTGAAAATGTGGTACAGGCATTGAAAATGGCCCTAAAGAATAGGAAATCAACATTACCACTGATACATCACTCCGATAGAGGTTTACAATATTGTTCTAAAATTTATCAGGAAGTATTAGCAAAAAACAATATTATACCTTCTATGACTGACGGATATGATTGTTATCAAAATGCTTTAGCTGAAAGAATAAATGGAATTTTAAAAAACGAATTTTTGATTTACAAATGTAAAGATGGCGCAACATTAGAAAAACTTGTAAAAACGGCAATAGAAACTTATAATACTAAAAGACCTCATTTGAGTTTAAAAATGAAAACACCTAACTTTATACATGAAAAAACCAGCCAGGTAAGCCTGACTGGTTAA
- the pheT gene encoding phenylalanine--tRNA ligase subunit beta translates to MRISYNWLKQFIKLDWNSEDTSALLTDLGLEVEGVDKYESLKGGLEGVVVGHVLTCIPHPNADRLRVTTVDLGEGTPVQIVCGAPNVAAGQKVAVATIGTKLYDKEGVAFEIKKGKIRGEESHGMICAEDELGLGEGHDGIMILSEDLKPGTPASKVFNIETDEVFEIGLTPNRADAMSHLGVARDLRAGLIQKNINHTELITPSVSKFKVEKRTLKVDIKVEDNKLAPRYCGVTISGITVKQSPSWLQNRLKSIGLTPKNNVVDVTNYVLHELGQPLHAFDAAKIKGGKVTVKTVAAGTKFITLDDVERTLHEEDLMICDDNGPMCIAGVFGGKNSGVSENTTAIFLESAYFNPISIRKTAKRHTLSTDASFRFERGIDPTITEYALKRAALLIQEVAGGEITSDVIDLYPKKIEDFSVLLNFNNVTKIIGQELSKETIKKILVSLDIKVNSVSDAGLGLTIPAYRVDVQREIDVIEEILRVYGYNNINFTPKLNASISNSSRTEDYKVQNIIANQLVSQGFNEMMANSLTSPEYVKLSEKLKEEFNVMMLNPLSNDLSAMRQSLLFSGLEAISFNINRKRSDLKLFEFGKSYHKLPSGYEENKHLTLFVTGNRLMENWSTPQQPSDFFLFKGYVTSILSRLGIDKTATQPLDNDIFAEGTSLSVGKDIIVELGTVKKSILKHFDIKQEVLFADFNWGAILKLLSTKIKFVEIPKYPEVRRDLALLLDQSVAFDQIFSIAKQTEKSLLKDVNLFDVYEGSNLPEGKKSYAVSFTIQDSSKTLTDAQIDKIMQKLQANFEKELGATLR, encoded by the coding sequence ATGCGTATATCTTACAATTGGTTAAAACAATTCATCAAATTAGATTGGAATTCTGAAGACACCTCTGCCTTACTTACTGATTTAGGTCTGGAAGTAGAAGGTGTGGACAAGTATGAAAGTTTAAAGGGAGGTCTTGAAGGTGTTGTTGTGGGTCATGTTTTGACTTGCATTCCGCACCCGAATGCTGACAGACTGCGTGTCACTACGGTTGATCTGGGCGAAGGTACTCCTGTACAGATTGTATGTGGTGCTCCCAATGTTGCTGCGGGACAAAAAGTAGCCGTTGCGACTATCGGAACCAAATTATACGACAAAGAAGGTGTTGCTTTTGAAATTAAAAAAGGAAAAATCCGCGGTGAGGAAAGTCACGGAATGATTTGTGCCGAAGATGAGTTAGGCTTAGGTGAAGGTCATGACGGTATTATGATTCTGTCTGAAGACTTAAAACCGGGTACTCCCGCTTCAAAAGTTTTTAATATCGAAACGGATGAAGTTTTTGAAATCGGATTAACACCAAACCGTGCTGATGCTATGAGTCATTTGGGTGTTGCCCGTGACCTTAGAGCCGGATTAATTCAGAAAAACATTAATCATACAGAGTTAATCACACCTTCTGTAAGCAAATTTAAAGTTGAAAAACGTACTTTAAAAGTTGACATCAAGGTTGAAGATAACAAACTGGCTCCTCGTTATTGCGGGGTGACCATTTCCGGTATTACTGTAAAACAATCACCATCCTGGCTACAAAACCGTTTAAAATCGATTGGCCTTACTCCGAAAAACAATGTAGTTGACGTTACTAATTATGTTTTACATGAATTAGGACAACCATTACATGCGTTCGATGCGGCTAAAATCAAAGGTGGAAAAGTAACAGTAAAAACCGTTGCAGCCGGCACGAAATTTATAACACTGGATGATGTTGAGCGAACGTTACATGAAGAAGACTTAATGATCTGTGACGATAATGGTCCAATGTGTATTGCCGGTGTATTCGGAGGAAAGAATTCAGGCGTAAGTGAAAACACGACGGCAATATTTTTGGAAAGTGCGTATTTCAACCCTATTTCAATTCGCAAAACTGCAAAACGTCATACATTAAGTACAGATGCTTCTTTCCGTTTTGAAAGAGGAATTGACCCTACAATCACAGAATATGCATTAAAACGTGCTGCATTGTTAATTCAAGAAGTTGCCGGTGGTGAAATCACTTCTGATGTTATTGATTTATACCCTAAAAAAATTGAGGATTTCTCGGTTTTATTAAATTTCAACAACGTAACTAAAATAATTGGTCAGGAATTATCCAAAGAGACAATCAAGAAGATTTTAGTTTCATTAGATATTAAAGTTAATAGTGTTTCCGATGCCGGTTTAGGATTAACAATCCCGGCTTATCGTGTAGATGTACAGCGTGAAATCGATGTGATTGAAGAAATTTTACGTGTATACGGATACAACAATATCAACTTTACACCAAAATTAAACGCTTCGATCTCCAATTCATCCCGAACTGAAGATTACAAAGTTCAAAATATCATTGCTAACCAACTGGTTTCACAAGGTTTTAATGAAATGATGGCTAATTCACTTACTTCCCCGGAATATGTGAAGTTATCCGAAAAACTAAAAGAGGAATTTAACGTAATGATGTTGAATCCGCTTAGTAATGATTTATCAGCTATGCGTCAGTCACTACTTTTCAGCGGATTGGAAGCTATTTCATTCAACATTAACAGAAAACGAAGTGATTTAAAATTATTCGAATTCGGAAAAAGCTACCATAAATTGCCATCCGGATACGAAGAAAACAAACACCTGACATTGTTTGTAACCGGAAATCGTTTAATGGAAAACTGGTCTACACCACAACAACCATCCGATTTCTTCTTATTTAAAGGTTATGTAACCAGTATTTTGTCTCGTTTAGGAATTGACAAAACGGCAACACAGCCATTAGATAACGATATTTTTGCAGAAGGAACTTCCCTGTCAGTCGGAAAAGACATTATAGTGGAATTAGGAACGGTTAAAAAATCGATCTTAAAACATTTTGACATCAAACAAGAAGTTTTATTTGCCGACTTTAACTGGGGCGCTATTTTAAAATTACTTTCAACGAAAATCAAATTCGTTGAAATTCCAAAATACCCGGAAGTACGTCGTGATTTAGCTTTATTATTAGATCAATCAGTGGCTTTCGATCAGATTTTTTCAATTGCCAAGCAAACCGAAAAATCGCTTTTAAAAGACGTTAATCTGTTTGACGTATACGAAGGAAGCAATTTACCGGAAGGTAAAAAATCGTATGCCGTTAGCTTTACTATTCAAGATAGCTCTAAAACATTAACAGATGCTCAGATTGATAAAATCATGCAAAAACTGCAAGCTAATTTCGAAAAAGAATTAGGTGCAACATTACGATAA